A DNA window from Onthophagus taurus isolate NC chromosome 1, IU_Otau_3.0, whole genome shotgun sequence contains the following coding sequences:
- the LOC139429838 gene encoding uncharacterized protein, translating to MVTINPINVLNLLMTVFTVMNIPQTPVNEAEVSLKENIQRILMESMEDYNMQIEDETVLIFDSSNGINDGQQIIEDQDTTDRFVEDTDAHCPLKDDIDYEYKLEAVNYWTSGKKGYLKLETVKNKYRKVTSKTQLHRWSKYIEERGTYKEKLAEITEFVINQARAAVDNKLPLHDIDIRRWAIQARNEKNLSPQLFKASHSWVQRFKKANRLVSRKITKFLSQKQIGNVDRVKTLAKDFVKEAKLQIQIYGPENTYNSDQSGFNLEFHSGRTLSDLGVKTVESVVQSVSSTTHSYTIQPVISADGKLLSPLFIVLKEPSGSFGPRVANTMFKADNIYVLASKSGKLTSEHMKNWLQNVYFPNTGSKSLLLLDSWSGHCPEVISEITPSEYGKILLEDSLIRLFFTSMMSIYIRGITY from the exons atggttacaataaacccaataaacgttttaaatttgctaatgacagtttttactgttatgaatattccccagactcctgtaaatgaagcagaagttagtttaaaagaaaatatacagcgtattttaatggaaagtatggaagactacaatatgcaaattgaagacgaaactgtattaattttcgattcatccaatggcatcaatgacggtcagcaaattattgaagaccaggatacaactgacaggtttgtagaagatactgatgctcattgtccattgaaggatgacatcgactacgagtacaaattagaggcggtaaattactggacaagtgggaagaaaggttatttgaaactagaaaccgtaaaaaacaaataccgaaaagtaacgtcaaagacccaattgcacagatggtctaaatatattgaagaaagagggacatacaaagaaaaattagcagaaattaccgaatttgtaattaatcaagcgagagccgccgtagataataaattgccactacatgatattgatatacgcagatgggctatacaagctagaaatgaaaagaatttatctcctcaactgttcaaagcatctcatagctgggtgcaacgttttaagaaagcaaatcggttagtaagccgaaaaataacaaaatttctatcccaaaaacaaattggaaatgttgatcgagtaaaaactttagcaaaagatttcgttaaagaggcaaagctacaaatccaaatatatggacctgaaaacacctacaattcggatcagagcggttttaacttggaattccattcgggaagaacattaagcgatttaggagttaaaaccgtagaaagtgtggtccagtcggtgtcatctacaacgcacagttacacaattcaacccgtaatatctgctgatgggaaacttctttctccactttttattgttttaaaagaaccctctggcagctttggaccgagggtagcaaatacaatgtttaaagcagacaatatatacgttttggcatcaaaatctggaaagttaacttcagaacacatgaaaaattggctccaaaatgtatattttccaaatactggttctaaatcattattattattagattcttggagtggccattgtcctgaagttattagtgaaataactccatcag aatatggaaaaattttattagaagattctctgatcagattattctttaccagtatgatgtcaatttacatcagagggataacatattaa